Proteins found in one Ovis aries strain OAR_USU_Benz2616 breed Rambouillet chromosome 19, ARS-UI_Ramb_v3.0, whole genome shotgun sequence genomic segment:
- the MRPS24 gene encoding small ribosomal subunit protein uS3m, with amino-acid sequence MVAFHGGRGLRPLMLSWSRDLPCIWRALHTSAVCSKNRAARVRVDKGNKPVTYEEAHAPHYIAHRKGWLSLHTGNLDGEDHAAERTVEDVFLRKFMLGTFPGCLADQLILKRWANQVEICALVLRQLPPHKFYFLVGYSETLLSHFYKCPVRLHLQTVPSKVVYKYI; translated from the exons ATGGTGGCCTTCCACGGCGGTCGCGGGCTCAGGCCTCTG ATGCTGTCCTGGAGCCGGGATCTGCCGTGCATCTGGCGCGCCCTGCATACCTCCGCGGTCTGCTCCAAG AACCGGGCGGCCCGAGTCCGAGTGGACAAGGGGAACAAGCCAGTGACCTACGAGGAAGCGCATGCGCCTCACTACATCGCCCACCGCAAGGGCTGGCTGTCACTGCACACAG GTAACCTGGATGGGGAGGACCATGCTGCTGAGCGAACAGTGGAAGATGTTTTCCTTCGCAAATTTATGCTGGGCACCTTCCCAGGCTGCCTGGCTGACCAGCTTATTCTAAAGCGCTGGGCTAACCAGGTGGAGATCTGTGCCCTGGTCCTGAGGCAGCTACCTCCACACAAGTTCTACTTCCTTGTGGGCTACAGTGAGACCCTGCTGTCCCACTTTTACAAGTGTCCTGTTCGTCTGCACCTCCAAACTGTTCCCTCAAAGGTTGTGTATAAGTATATCTAG